A portion of the Oncorhynchus gorbuscha isolate QuinsamMale2020 ecotype Even-year linkage group LG19, OgorEven_v1.0, whole genome shotgun sequence genome contains these proteins:
- the LOC124006148 gene encoding transmembrane protein 106B-like, with translation MGKSHSHLSKGKDDRGSQSGLTTGPEYIDTQSEEDGKNGDVSQFPYVEFTGRDSVTCPTCQGTGRIPRGQENQLVALIPYSDQRLQPRRTKLYVTVSVSLCLLLSGLAVFFLFPRSIDVSYVGVKSAFVSYDQDKRIVYLNITNTLNITNNNYYAVSLTNITAQVQFSKTVIGKARISNVMTIIPLDKQQIDYMVPTVIADEMSYMFDYCTLQSIKVHNIVVMMQVTVTTSYFGHSEQVSQEMYQYVDCGGNTTSLHGHVKMYQ, from the exons ATGGGGAAGTCACACTCCCACTTGTCGAAGGGGAAAGATGACCGTGGCAGTCAGAGTGGCCTGACGACTGGTCCAGAGTACATAGATACACAGAGTGAAGAGGATGGAAAGAATGGAGATGTGTCTCAGTTCCCCTATGTGGAATTTACTGGCAGAGACAGTGTCACATGCCCCACATGCCAGGGCACTGGCAGAATACCACGGG GCCAAGAGAACCAGCTTGTGGCTCTGATTCCATACAGTGACCAGAGGCTCCAGCCAAGGAGAAC AAAGCTTTATGTCACTGTGTCCGTGTCTCTTTGCCTTCTGCTGTCTGGCCTGGCGGTGTTTTTCCTGTTCCCTCGTTCTATCGACGTCTCCTATGTGGGCGTGAAGTCTGCATTCGTCTCCTATGACCAGGACAAACGGATTGTCTATCTCAATATCACG AACACTCTGAACATCACCAATAACAACTACTACGCCGTATCCCTGACCAACATCACAGCCCAAGTGCAGTTCTCTAAGACGGTGATTGGGAAGGCCCGTATTAGCAATGTGATGACCATCATACCACTGGATAAGCAGCAG ATTGACTACATGGTTCCCACAGTCATTGCTGATGAGATGAGTTATATGTT TGACTATTGCACCCTGCAGTCCATAAAGGTTCACAACATTGTGGTCATGATGCA GGTGACTGTGACCACATCCTACTTCGGGCACTCGGAGCAGGTCTCCCAGGAGATGTACCAGTATGTGGACTGTGGGGGCAACACCACCTCGCTGCATGGACATGTGAAGATGTATCAGTAA